In Streptomyces capitiformicae, one genomic interval encodes:
- a CDS encoding GNAT family N-acetyltransferase, protein MSSSTVTTWSLEQTSPCDLLPAAAPDGDGVRIVRSEVPSPEFSRFLYASVGGDIRWIDRLPWSYARWQEYLDRPGVETWVAYDRGTPAGYVEFEPQDAGAVEIGYFGLIPAFRGRRIGGHLLSYATARAWDLADRWPGLPPTKRVWLRTCTRDGEHAMGNYLRRGFKLFDTKVTEEADVAAPGPWPGA, encoded by the coding sequence ATGAGCAGCAGTACGGTCACCACGTGGTCCCTGGAGCAGACGTCCCCGTGCGACCTCCTCCCCGCCGCCGCCCCCGACGGCGACGGCGTCCGTATCGTCCGCTCCGAGGTCCCCTCCCCCGAGTTCAGCCGGTTCCTCTACGCCTCTGTCGGCGGCGACATCCGCTGGATCGACCGGCTGCCGTGGTCGTACGCCCGCTGGCAGGAGTACCTGGACCGGCCCGGCGTGGAGACGTGGGTCGCGTACGACCGGGGCACGCCCGCGGGGTATGTGGAGTTCGAGCCGCAGGACGCCGGGGCGGTGGAGATCGGGTACTTCGGGCTGATCCCGGCCTTCCGGGGCCGGCGCATCGGCGGGCATCTGCTGTCGTACGCGACCGCCCGGGCCTGGGACCTCGCCGACCGCTGGCCGGGGCTGCCGCCCACCAAGCGGGTCTGGCTGCGCACCTGCACCCGGGACGGGGAGCACGCCATGGGCAACTACCTGCGGCGGGGGTTCAAGCTGTTCGACACCAAGGTGACCGAGGAGGCGGACGTGGCCGCGCCCGGACCTTGGCCCGGGGCCTAG
- a CDS encoding putative leader peptide: MSGTGIALVSRRHVDLGRVSSAMCPAS; encoded by the coding sequence ATGTCTGGAACTGGAATTGCCTTGGTGAGTCGGCGGCACGTCGACCTCGGCCGCGTCTCCAGCGCCATGTGTCCGGCGAGCTGA
- a CDS encoding nitrite/sulfite reductase, which produces MAATPQNSATPRRKVSRHRGEGQWAAGHFTPLNGNEQFKKDDDGLNVRTRIETIYSKRGFDSIDPNDLRGRMRWWGLYTQRKPGIDGGKTAILEPEELDDKYFMLRVRIDGGRLTTRQLRVIGEISQEFARGTADITDRQNVQYHWIRVEDVPEIWERLEAVGLSTTEACGDTPRVIIGSPVAGIAADEIIDGTPAMDEIHRRIVGNKDFSNLPRKFKSAISGSPLLDVAHEINDIAFVGVRHPEHGPGFDVWVGGGLSTNPKIGQRLGTWVPLDEVPDVYEGVISIFRDYGYRRLRTRARLKFLLADWGTEKFRQVLEDEYLKRKLIDGPAPDQPVARWRDHVGVHQQNDGRFYVGFAPRVGRVDGTTLTKIADLAEAHGSGRVRTTVEQKMIVLDVTEDQVDSLVAGLEALDLTVHPSPFRRGTMACTGIEYCKLAIVETKARGASLIDELERRIPDFDEPITININGCPNACARIQVADIGLKGQLVLNDQGEQVEGFQVHLGGALGLEAGFGRKVRGLKVTSEELPDYVERVLKRFQEEREDGERFATWVTRASEEALS; this is translated from the coding sequence ATGGCCGCCACCCCGCAGAACTCCGCCACGCCCCGCCGCAAGGTGAGCCGTCACCGTGGCGAAGGACAGTGGGCCGCGGGACACTTCACCCCGCTGAACGGCAACGAGCAGTTCAAGAAGGACGACGACGGTCTCAATGTGCGGACACGCATTGAGACCATCTACTCGAAGCGCGGCTTCGACTCGATCGACCCCAACGACCTGCGCGGCCGGATGCGCTGGTGGGGGCTGTACACCCAGCGCAAGCCCGGGATCGACGGCGGTAAGACCGCCATCCTGGAGCCGGAGGAGCTGGACGACAAGTACTTCATGCTGCGGGTGCGCATCGACGGCGGTCGGCTGACCACACGGCAGCTGCGGGTGATCGGTGAGATCTCGCAGGAGTTCGCGCGGGGCACGGCCGACATCACCGACCGGCAGAACGTGCAGTACCACTGGATCCGGGTCGAGGACGTGCCCGAGATCTGGGAGCGGCTGGAGGCCGTGGGGCTGTCCACGACCGAGGCCTGCGGTGACACGCCGCGTGTGATCATCGGTTCGCCCGTCGCGGGGATCGCCGCGGACGAGATCATCGACGGCACCCCGGCCATGGACGAGATCCACCGGCGGATCGTCGGCAACAAGGACTTCTCGAACCTGCCCCGCAAGTTCAAGTCCGCCATCTCCGGCTCCCCGCTGCTCGACGTGGCGCACGAGATCAACGACATCGCCTTCGTCGGTGTCCGCCACCCCGAGCACGGCCCCGGCTTCGACGTCTGGGTCGGCGGCGGTCTGTCCACCAACCCCAAGATCGGGCAGCGGCTCGGCACCTGGGTGCCGCTGGACGAGGTCCCGGACGTCTACGAGGGCGTCATCTCGATCTTCCGTGACTACGGTTACCGGCGCCTTCGTACGCGCGCTCGCCTGAAGTTCCTGCTCGCCGACTGGGGCACGGAGAAGTTCCGTCAGGTGCTGGAGGACGAGTACCTCAAGCGCAAGCTGATCGACGGCCCCGCCCCGGACCAGCCGGTGGCGCGCTGGCGCGACCACGTCGGTGTGCACCAGCAGAACGACGGCCGGTTCTACGTCGGGTTCGCCCCGCGGGTCGGCCGTGTCGACGGGACCACGCTCACGAAGATCGCCGACCTCGCGGAGGCGCACGGCTCGGGCCGGGTCCGTACGACCGTCGAGCAGAAGATGATCGTGCTGGACGTCACCGAGGACCAGGTCGACTCGCTCGTCGCGGGTCTTGAGGCCCTGGACCTCACGGTGCACCCGTCCCCGTTCCGGCGGGGCACGATGGCCTGCACCGGCATCGAGTACTGCAAGCTCGCGATCGTCGAGACGAAGGCGCGCGGCGCCTCGCTGATCGACGAACTGGAGCGCCGTATCCCGGACTTCGACGAGCCGATCACCATCAACATCAACGGCTGCCCGAACGCCTGTGCCCGTATCCAGGTGGCGGACATCGGTCTCAAGGGCCAGCTCGTCCTCAACGACCAGGGCGAGCAGGTCGAGGGCTTCCAGGTGCACCTGGGCGGCGCGCTCGGCCTGGAGGCCGGGTTCGGCCGCAAGGTGCGCGGCCTGAAGGTCACCTCCGAGGAGCTGCCCGACTACGTCGAGCGCGTCCTGAAGCGGTTCCAGGAGGAGCGCGAGGACGGCGAGCGGTTCGCCACCTGGGTCACCCGGGCCAGCGAGGAGGCACTGTCGTGA
- a CDS encoding phosphoadenylyl-sulfate reductase, whose product MTTVQADSDTSLEDENPADPEAAKRAELKALAEQAGRDLEDSSALEILQWAVDTFGKRFCVTSSMEDAVVAHLASRARPGVDVVFLDTGYHFPETIGTRDAVEAVMDVNVLTITPRQTVAEQDAEYGPRLHDRDPDLCCFLRKVKPLEEGLTRFDAWATGLRRDESETRANTPVVGWDEKRGKVKISPIARWTQDDVDAYVVEHGVLTNPLLMDGYTSVGCAPCTRRVADGEDARAGRWAGSAKTECGLHL is encoded by the coding sequence ATGACGACCGTTCAGGCGGATTCGGATACATCCCTGGAGGACGAGAACCCGGCCGACCCCGAGGCGGCGAAGCGCGCGGAGCTCAAGGCGCTCGCCGAGCAGGCCGGCCGTGATCTGGAGGACTCCTCGGCGCTCGAGATCCTCCAGTGGGCCGTGGACACCTTCGGCAAGCGTTTCTGTGTGACCTCCTCGATGGAGGACGCCGTGGTCGCGCACCTCGCCTCCCGGGCCCGGCCCGGTGTGGACGTGGTGTTCCTCGACACCGGCTACCACTTCCCGGAGACGATCGGCACCCGGGACGCGGTCGAGGCCGTGATGGATGTGAACGTCCTCACGATCACCCCGCGTCAGACGGTCGCCGAGCAGGACGCCGAGTACGGGCCCAGGCTGCACGACCGCGACCCGGACCTGTGCTGCTTCCTGCGCAAGGTCAAGCCGCTCGAAGAGGGCCTGACCCGGTTCGACGCGTGGGCGACGGGTCTGCGCCGCGACGAGTCCGAGACCCGGGCGAACACCCCGGTCGTCGGCTGGGACGAGAAGCGCGGCAAGGTCAAGATCTCCCCGATCGCGCGCTGGACCCAGGACGACGTGGACGCCTACGTCGTTGAGCACGGTGTGCTCACCAACCCCCTGCTCATGGACGGTTACACATCCGTGGGCTGTGCCCCCTGCACCCGCCGTGTCGCCGACGGCGAGGACGCGCGTGCCGGCCGTTGGGCAGGCAGCGCCAAGACCGAGTGCGGACTGCACCTGTGA
- the cysC gene encoding adenylyl-sulfate kinase produces the protein MTTGATVWLTGLPSAGKTTIAYELAGRLREEGHLVEVLDGDEIREFLTADLGFSRADRHTNVQRIGFLADMLARNGVKALVPVIAPYADSREAVRKRHDASGAAYLEVHVATPVEVCSVRDVKGLYAKQAAGEISGLTGVDDPYEAPENPDLRIESQDQTVRESAALVHKLLTERGLA, from the coding sequence GTGACGACCGGAGCCACCGTCTGGCTCACGGGTCTGCCGAGCGCCGGCAAGACCACCATCGCGTACGAGCTCGCGGGCCGGCTGCGCGAGGAGGGCCACCTCGTCGAGGTGCTCGACGGCGACGAGATCCGTGAGTTCCTCACCGCCGACCTCGGCTTCAGCCGCGCCGACCGGCACACCAACGTGCAGCGCATCGGCTTCCTCGCCGACATGCTCGCCCGTAACGGCGTCAAGGCACTGGTGCCGGTCATCGCGCCGTACGCCGACAGCCGCGAGGCCGTCCGCAAGCGGCACGACGCGAGCGGCGCCGCCTACCTCGAGGTGCATGTGGCCACGCCGGTCGAGGTGTGCTCCGTACGCGATGTGAAGGGGCTGTACGCCAAGCAGGCCGCCGGTGAGATCTCCGGGCTGACCGGGGTCGACGACCCGTACGAGGCGCCCGAGAACCCCGATCTGCGTATCGAGTCGCAGGACCAGACGGTGCGGGAGTCCGCGGCGCTGGTCCACAAGCTGCTCACCGAGAGGGGTCTGGCATGA
- the cysD gene encoding sulfate adenylyltransferase subunit CysD yields MTTTVATVSEETGTPYVLSHLDALESEAVHIFREVAGEFERPVILFSGGKDSIVMLHLALKAFAPAAIPFSLLHVDTGHNFPEVIDYRDRTVEKHGLRLHVASVQDYIDRGVLKERPDGTRNPLQTVPLTEKIQTEKFDAVFGGGRRDEEKARAKERVFSLRDEFSQWDPRRQRPELWQLYNGRHAPGEHVRVFPLSNWTELDVWQYIAREGIELPEIYFAHEREVFMRAGMWLTAGEWGGPKDGEAVEKRLIRYRTVGDMSCTGAVDSDAVTLDQVIAEIAASRLTERGATRADDKLSEAAMEDRKREGYF; encoded by the coding sequence ATGACGACGACCGTCGCCACCGTCTCCGAGGAGACCGGCACCCCGTACGTCCTCTCGCACCTGGACGCCCTGGAGTCGGAGGCCGTCCACATCTTCCGCGAGGTGGCGGGCGAGTTCGAGCGGCCGGTGATCCTCTTCTCCGGCGGCAAGGACTCCATCGTCATGCTCCACCTGGCGCTGAAGGCGTTCGCCCCGGCGGCGATCCCCTTCTCGCTGCTGCACGTGGACACCGGGCACAACTTCCCCGAGGTCATCGACTACCGCGACCGGACCGTCGAGAAGCACGGCCTCAGGCTGCATGTGGCCTCCGTGCAGGACTACATCGACCGCGGAGTCCTCAAGGAGCGCCCCGACGGCACCCGCAACCCGCTCCAGACGGTGCCGCTGACGGAGAAGATCCAGACGGAGAAGTTCGACGCCGTCTTCGGTGGTGGCCGTCGGGACGAGGAGAAGGCCCGCGCCAAGGAGCGGGTGTTCTCGCTGCGGGACGAGTTCTCGCAGTGGGACCCGCGCCGGCAGCGGCCCGAGCTGTGGCAGCTCTACAACGGCCGCCACGCGCCGGGCGAGCACGTCCGCGTCTTCCCGCTCTCCAACTGGACCGAGCTGGACGTCTGGCAGTACATCGCCCGTGAGGGCATCGAGCTGCCGGAGATCTACTTCGCGCACGAGCGTGAGGTGTTCATGCGGGCCGGTATGTGGCTGACGGCCGGCGAGTGGGGTGGCCCCAAGGACGGCGAGGCCGTCGAGAAGCGCCTCATCCGTTACCGGACCGTGGGTGACATGTCCTGTACCGGGGCCGTCGACTCCGACGCGGTGACCCTCGATCAGGTCATCGCCGAGATCGCCGCGTCCCGGCTCACCGAGCGGGGCGCGACCCGCGCCGACGACAAGCTGTCCGAGGCCGCGATGGAAGACCGTAAGCGCGAGGGGTACTTCTAA
- a CDS encoding sulfate adenylyltransferase subunit 1, protein MSTTTELTETTLLRFATAGSVDDGKSTLVGRLLHDSKSILTDQLEAVERASASRGQEGPDLALLTDGLRAEREQGITIDVAYRYFATARRRFILADTPGHVQYTRNMVTGASTAELTVILVDARNGVVEQTRRHAAIAALLRVPHVVLAVNKMDLVGYEEQVFASIAEKFTAYATELGVPEVTSIPISALAGDNVVEPSANMDWYGGPTFLEHLETVPVSHDMAHCHARLPVQFVIRPQTAEHPDYRGYAGQIAAGTFRVGDPVTVLPSGRTTKVSGIDLLGKPVEAAYTPQSVTLLLEDDIDISRGDLIVPSKDAPSTTQDIEATVCHVADQPLTVGHRVLLKHGTRTVKAIVKDIPSRLTLDDLSLHPHPGQLVANDIGRVKIRAAEALPVDSYADSRRTGSFILIDPADGTTLTAGMVGESFASPEPVKDEAEDDGWDF, encoded by the coding sequence ATGAGCACGACCACGGAACTCACCGAGACGACCCTTCTGCGTTTCGCGACCGCCGGTTCGGTCGACGACGGCAAGTCCACGCTCGTCGGCCGGCTGCTGCACGACTCCAAGTCGATCCTCACCGACCAGCTGGAGGCCGTGGAGCGCGCCTCGGCGAGCCGTGGCCAGGAGGGCCCGGACCTGGCGCTCCTCACCGACGGTCTGCGGGCCGAGCGGGAGCAGGGCATCACCATCGACGTGGCGTACCGCTACTTCGCCACCGCCCGCCGCCGGTTCATCCTCGCCGACACGCCCGGCCATGTGCAGTACACCCGCAACATGGTGACGGGCGCCTCCACCGCCGAGCTGACGGTGATCCTCGTCGACGCCCGCAACGGTGTCGTCGAGCAGACCCGCCGGCACGCCGCGATCGCCGCGCTGCTGCGCGTCCCGCACGTGGTCCTCGCCGTCAACAAGATGGACCTCGTCGGCTACGAGGAGCAGGTCTTCGCGTCGATCGCCGAGAAGTTCACGGCGTACGCGACCGAGCTGGGCGTCCCCGAGGTCACCTCCATCCCGATCTCGGCACTGGCCGGTGACAACGTGGTGGAGCCGTCCGCGAACATGGACTGGTACGGCGGGCCGACGTTCCTGGAGCACCTGGAGACCGTGCCGGTCAGCCACGACATGGCGCACTGCCACGCCCGGCTGCCCGTGCAGTTCGTGATCCGTCCGCAGACGGCCGAGCACCCGGACTACCGGGGGTACGCGGGTCAGATCGCGGCCGGTACGTTCCGGGTCGGCGACCCGGTGACGGTGCTCCCCTCCGGCCGTACGACGAAGGTCTCGGGCATCGACCTGCTCGGCAAGCCGGTCGAGGCGGCCTACACCCCGCAGTCGGTGACGCTCCTGCTGGAGGACGACATCGACATCTCGCGCGGTGACCTGATCGTGCCGAGCAAGGACGCGCCCTCGACCACGCAGGACATCGAGGCGACCGTCTGCCATGTCGCCGACCAGCCGCTCACCGTGGGCCACCGGGTGCTGCTCAAGCACGGCACCCGTACGGTCAAGGCGATCGTCAAGGACATCCCGTCGCGGCTCACGCTCGACGACCTGTCCCTGCACCCGCACCCCGGGCAGCTCGTCGCCAACGACATCGGCCGGGTGAAGATCCGCGCCGCTGAGGCGCTGCCGGTCGACTCGTACGCCGACTCCCGCCGCACCGGTTCGTTCATCCTGATCGACCCGGCCGACGGTACGACGCTGACCGCCGGCATGGTCGGCGAGTCGTTCGCCTCGCCCGAGCCCGTCAAGGACGAGGCCGAGGACGACGGGTGGGACTTCTGA
- a CDS encoding aliphatic sulfonate ABC transporter substrate-binding protein codes for MPVAPAVRRTLAVLAALPLLTLAACGYGSQAKSDGRQRIAAGAEKIDGLDAVQIGYFGNLTHATALVGQDQGFFQKELGATKAEYTAFNAGPSEIEALNAGSIDIGWIGPSPAINGYTKADGTNLRIIGGAASGGVKLVVNPDRIKTLKDVKGKKIATPQLGNTQDVAFLNWIAEQGWKVDAQSGQGDVSVVRTDNAIAPNAYKSGSIDGAWVPEPTASKLVAEGAKVLLDEADLWPDKKFVITNIIVRQDFLKKYPKVVEAVLRGSVETNAWIAANPDKAKASANAQLKADSGKELPANVLGPAWESIQFVDDPLASTLRTEADHAVKAGLLEQPKLDGIYDVRPLNKVLKAAGEPEVDDAGLGVK; via the coding sequence GTGCCTGTCGCACCCGCCGTACGCCGTACCCTCGCGGTCCTCGCCGCGCTCCCCCTGCTCACGCTCGCCGCCTGCGGCTACGGCTCCCAGGCCAAGAGCGACGGCAGGCAGCGGATCGCCGCCGGCGCCGAGAAGATCGACGGTCTCGACGCCGTGCAGATCGGCTACTTCGGCAATCTGACGCACGCGACCGCGTTGGTCGGGCAGGACCAGGGGTTCTTCCAGAAGGAGCTCGGCGCCACGAAGGCCGAGTACACGGCCTTCAACGCGGGGCCCTCGGAGATCGAGGCGCTCAACGCCGGGTCCATCGACATCGGCTGGATCGGCCCGTCTCCGGCGATCAACGGCTACACCAAGGCGGACGGCACGAACCTGCGCATCATCGGCGGTGCGGCGTCCGGCGGGGTCAAGCTCGTGGTGAACCCGGACCGGATCAAGACCCTGAAGGACGTCAAGGGCAAGAAGATCGCCACCCCGCAGCTCGGCAACACGCAGGACGTGGCCTTCCTCAACTGGATCGCGGAGCAGGGCTGGAAGGTCGACGCGCAGAGCGGCCAGGGCGATGTGTCGGTGGTCCGCACGGACAACGCCATCGCGCCGAACGCCTACAAGTCCGGCTCCATCGACGGCGCGTGGGTGCCGGAGCCGACCGCGTCCAAGCTGGTCGCCGAGGGCGCGAAGGTGCTGCTGGACGAGGCGGACCTGTGGCCGGACAAGAAGTTCGTGATCACGAACATCATCGTGCGGCAGGACTTCCTGAAGAAGTACCCGAAGGTCGTCGAGGCCGTGCTGCGGGGCTCGGTGGAGACCAACGCGTGGATCGCCGCCAACCCCGACAAGGCGAAGGCGTCGGCGAACGCCCAGCTCAAGGCCGACTCCGGCAAGGAACTCCCGGCGAACGTGCTCGGCCCGGCGTGGGAGTCCATCCAGTTCGTCGACGACCCGCTGGCGTCCACCCTGCGGACCGAGGCGGACCACGCGGTCAAGGCCGGGCTGCTGGAGCAGCCGAAGCTGGACGGCATCTACGACGTGAGGCCGCTCAACAAGGTCCTCAAGGCCGCGGGTGAACCCGAGGTCGACGACGCCGGGCTCGGCGTCAAGTGA